The window ACTCTTTCACTTTGatgtccttccttctctccctccccagagtCAGCTGTGGTGACAGGGCTGTGGTCTGGGCCCAGCACAGTCCTGCAGAGCAGCCAAAtactcactcaacaaacattctCCAgggtctactgtgtgccaggcccttgcCTGAGCTCTGGGATAGACACATTTCATCTCGAGTCAACGCGCGATGCAGATTTAACGTGCAAAGACTAAACAACAGGGCCACTGCAGAGAGTGGTTGGAGCTCTGCAGGAAATGATGCAGGTGACAGGAAGTGATGACTGCCTCTTCAGAGTGACGGTCGGGAACACCTCTCTGAGGAGGTCACTCCAGAAGAAGAGTATTCTGGCCACAAGGAACTGAGTGCAGAGGCCCCAGGCAGGAGTGAGCTGAAGAGTTTAAGAATGAGGAGACCTGTGGCCTGTgttggggaggagcagggcatGGGGTTGGGAACCAAGTCATGCCGGCACTGTAAGCTGGGGTGGAGTTTGGTTTATTCTAAGCCCATTAGGAACCACAAGATGGATGTGGCTGCTTGTGGTGAGGCTGGGCGGAGGCTGACTTTCACATGCAGGTGCATGCTGCCGGGAGCTTCCCAGGGCAGGAAGGGCAACTCAGAGTAAGAGACAGAGCGGACTCATGATGAACCTTTGCATTGGTGGAATCTGGGCCTCCGGAGCCTGACGCAGCTTTCACCCGTCCATGGGTGTGGTGGAAAAGTCTGTGCTGGACTTTaggaggcctggcctgggccaTCCTCGGCAGGAGACGGGGATGTCAATATGTGGGGATCACTGCAGGGGAGCTATACTGTAAAAGTGAGCTGTACTGGTCTGCTTAGGGTGCTAAATGATTAAATTCCAGAGCatagctttaaaatgaaaataaccaatattaaaaagatattgttatggactgaatgtttgtgtcttcctcaaattCATGCATTGAAGCCCTAGCCCCCTACGTGATGCTATGAGGatgtggggcctctgggaggtaatGGGTTTAGATGACAGTGAGGCCTCCATGTGGCAAAGAGATAGCAGAGCTTCATCTCTCTCAGCCGTGTGAAGACATAGCAAAAGATGGCTGTCtaagagccaggaagagagctctcatccAGGAATAAATCGGCCCATGCtaggatcttggacttccagcctctggaactgtgagaaatacagtTCTGcagtttaagctacccagtctatggtattttgttatagcaggcCAAATGGACTGAGACACTTACCAGGAGATGAGAAGAGTTGCCCTCAGGGTATCTGCAGAACAAGATGGAATCTGGCCCCATGAATCAGTTCATGGAATTTTATAAGACGAGGTATCAAACTGAATATTCAGAATTTCAATCCTGCTCTCCTGCTTAATTAGTAGGGAGACGTGCATGTTTATCATTACTGTTACCAACAAATTGACACCTGCCCTGTTGACACGGGGACTAAGTGCGTTACACACTGAACACTATCACAGTGGAGATAAGTTTTACCCACTgtattttggggggacacagtctCTATCGCCCTACTAGAAAGTAAGTTCCATGCAGGAGGCCCCTGTGTTTTTCATCCCTGGTGGGCGAGTTCagtccccagcacacagcagcAATTCACCAGGCATGGGATAAACAGGTAAGCAGTGAAAAAATAAGCACGCTGCCTCTGTAGATGAACTTTAAAAAGCTGGAAGCAAGCTGTCTGGCACGAATCCCCAAGATCAGTGAAGCCTTGAGCCCTTGAGCCGTTGCTTGCATGTTGCTAAGTCTTTAAGGAACACAAAAGTATCCCTCGGTTGCTAACAGAGGGACTGCTACACTGCTGTACACTGCTACAACAGTGCAGACTAGTCACGAGGACAAACTTAGAGGTGGCAGAGGGTTGGTGTCCGGCCTGACATCAAGGCATGGAGGACAAAAAGAGAATGAGTCATAGGACTCATGAAGAGGGGACATCTTGGCTTCACTATTGAAGGGGTGTTACTGGGAGAGGGAGCAAGGATGAGGAGGCAGTCCTGATAGGCTGAGGGCACGAGAAAATTCCCAGGGGCCAGGGACTGCAGGGTATATTCCAGAGGAGAGCTCCACTGCCAGGCAGAGGCTGTTTAACAATGGGCTGTTGGCGTTGGCTCCCAGATGAAGTTTGGGCTGAAGTGAGGGCACGAGTGAGTCCCACCCAAAATGGTACCCTGGGCAGGTCCAAGAGTCAGAGCCACCAGGCTTTGTTCCTGATGTTCCAGCATCACCAGGGAAATGGCACCCTCCAAACCCTCCCCAACAGGTTGGCTGCTGTGTGCAGAGCCCCAGTGGGAGACCAGCAGGCAGATTCAGGGCAAGTGCAGAGAATCCTTCACCATGCGCTGGGGGCCATCTTATGAGATCTAACCAAGGCCACCCACACAGGGTACAAAGAATTGAGCTCTAATTACTGAGGTCTACCCTATCCCCATTTGCTTGGAGATCTGAGCCCTGCCTGGCTCAGTTGGACATGCACCCCCATGTTGGAGATAGATAATTATTACACGGCGGGGAGGGCCTGAGCAGGCTGGGGGTGGCCATGTACCTTACGGTGCTGGGGAGAAATTGAGCAGCCTGGCTGAAACTGCCCTGACTGCAGGCCTGCCTGGGGTTCCGCCTGTGTGGTCATCACCCCTCCAGGGGTGGCGAGAAGAATCACCCCAGTTAGGAGGCAGCAGTGGCCTGAAGCGCCTCAAGCCTGGGGGCACTGGTGCTCTCCCCAACATGTCTCCCAACTAACGGTCTCTTCTTGACAGGAAGCACAATTTCTGGACTAGGGACACAGCTACAACCAACATACAAGTTTTGATGAACTgacattttatttaccttttgggaaaatactttccaaattttttaaatcaaaaggcCCCACAAACCAGAAGATCTGGATCCATATGTTGATTCAACCACTTCTCTCCTTTGAGCCCCGGGACAGTGGCAGCAAAAACAACGAAGGCTATCGTGTGCAGACACACTGGGAACCCAACTGGGTCACACAAACCACATCCCAGGACTACGGGATCTCCCTTCTCTCAGCCCAGGGTGACGGCCATGAGGTGGACATGCTCAGGAAGCTGATGAGAATCCAGAAAACCTGTAGCTTACTTGCTAACAGTGACCTCAGCCACAGATAACTCTGCACTCCTCACACCGTGGAACGACAGTTGCTGGAACATTTGTGGGTGCCTCTTTAGATCCAACTCAAACTCTAGTTTACCAgacacccccccgcccccatgtTACTCCACTCAGTATTTCTGTGCCCACTTACTCTTTTAAACAGGCCCCTGTAGGTCCTATGGTCAGTCTAGAACTTACTTCCACACTCTAGTTTTCAGAGAACATGGCTTCTGAGCTGATTCTGGAAACAGCTTCTTCTGACCAATGCTAGATGTTGTACAACATTCTCTGGGAACAAGGGACCCAGCTCTCTTGTCCTTACACACATGGGGGATCTTAAAGCAATGACCCCATTCTTCACAAGCTCTGGACCCACAAAGAAACCTGACATCCAAGCTACCAGATTCATCCACAAAGCTCTTCAGTCTTTCTCTGGAGGTCTCAGACACCAGTGAAAATTAGGCCAATCTTGACTGGAGCTGTTGTCTGCCGTCCTGCTCTCCCCACTGAGGTAGATAAAAGTCAGGGACCCCCAAAGAAGCCATTCCCTCTATTTATGAGCCCAATTCTGTTCTCAGTCCCTCCACACACAGGGATCAGaacccccaaaaataaaagtggcttaaacaatacgGCCTTTGTTACCATACATTCCAGAGCAGTGAGTCAGTTCCAGAGTTGGATAAATCCATGACAGGTACCACGTGTAGTCTCATAGCATCCATGAAAGTGGTTAATCTTCCCTGGAAGATCCCAGTAGAAACTTCTCAGCTACTCTTGGCCAGAACTAGGTCACGTCCACACCTAAACCAGTCAAGGGAGGGAATAGGCCCATTATGGGTTCCACCACTCATGATTCTCTCCTATATAGAGTGGGGAGCACAGAGGTCTGCTGTCCCAGAGTACACTGGGGTGACTGATAGACCCATGGGGACAGACCAGGTGGTAGAGGTGGGGTGGCTTCTGTCACAGAAACTGGCAGTGACTTAACACTGCCAACAGCCTGGGCAGGTCAGAGTGCAATGTAGCTCCCAAAAGCTTCCCAACACTCCTGGCACCACcccagggtggtggtggggtcTGCCAGGTTTAGCTTTCAAATGGCTACTCTCCTAATCTCTCTCGAGTGAGACCTTTCATGATGAACAAGGTGTCAGCCATGGCTACAAGCTTTCCCACATCCCTGTCCTCCTACtgcctttctccagtgtggaCTTTCTTGTGCTGAAGGAGGGTGGAACTATGtttgaaggctttcccacattctgcACATTCATGGGACCTCTCTTCAGTGTGGAACTGCTGGTGCCGATTGCAGTAGGACCTGGTCGTGAAGGCTTTTCCACACAGGTTGCACTTGTAGGGCCGCTCCCCAGTGTGGACCTTCCAGTGCTGGTAGAGGCCAGAGCGGGTCACGTACGCTTTCCCGCACTGTTTGCACTCGTAgggcctttctccagtgtgcaCTCTCTGGTGAAGAATGAAGCTGTGGTTGTATTTAAAGAACTTCCCACATTCCCCGCACTCATAGGGCCTTTCTCCAATGTGAACTTTCCGGTGCCGGATGAGGGTGGACAACAcgctgaaggctttcccacattcgcTGCACTCATAcggcctttctccagtgtggatTCTCTGGTGCAGGACAAGCGCATCTTTGCGGTTGAAGGTTTTACCACACTCACCACACTTGAAAGGTTTTATGCCCGTGTGAACCTTCTGGTGCTTCCTCAGCTTAGATGGGTAACTGAAGGCCTTTCCACACTCGTTACACACATGGGATGACTCTCCAGTGTGAATTTTTCGGTGACTAGCAAGGGTTGATGTCTCTTTGGGGGCATTTCCACCTTTTGGGCATCTAAAGGGTCTCTCTTCAGAGAGAGTTAAGTGGTCGAGGAGCGCAAAGGCCTTCAGGAAGGCCTGCCCACAGTCACTGCACTTGAAGGGCTTCTGTGCAGCTTGGActccctgctgctgctggcaACGGGAGCTGGGTGGGAAGGCCTTGCGCTCAGTGCTCCTGCATGGCTTCCCCCTGCTGTGGGCGGCCTCGTGCAGGAGGAGGTCTAAGGTGGCTGGGACATCCTTCCCAGACGCCCCACACAGAAAGGGCTTCTCTGACAGGTGAACTCTGCAGCTCTTCACCTGCTTGGGAGGAGCTTCCTCATCCTCCAGTCTGCACAGACAACCTGAGACAGAGAAGTGAGGTGCCAAGAGCTGGATTAGAGGGAGGAGGCACCTTCTCACCAATGCACACTGCACACACCTAGAAAGAAGTCCACAGAACTGCCAGGAGGGTGCTTGGAAACGTCTGGGTGAggaagggctggcccagcagAACAGGGCTCTGGCAGACCATGGAACAGGGAAGACCTCAACAGGGACAAAGACACAAAGATGGCAGCAATGCAGGGAGGAGAGCTGGGGTCTCTGAGCCACTCCTCTGCACTGGGTTTAAAGGAGGGCCTTAGATGATGACAGCAAGTATTGTGAAGAGGATGTGTCTACTCCGATGAAAAGACAATTGTAACAGAGTAGCCAGTGGTCAAATATTATTTAAGGACACATGCACATCACAAGTCACAGGCAGAGCAGGTCAGTAGTGGACAGCTCTGTGCTGGCACAGAGACAGGGAAATGACAAGATACAGAGGCCAAAAAGGTGGGTCATCCAGGGTCCGAGAGTCATGGTAGACATGGCAAGACCACAAGGTGTGTccaaaagggagaggaaaggtgGGACAAAATGCAGTCACTGGCCTCAGCACCAAGATGCCAGTGCACACAGACACCCAGCATGCCGCGAGCCCGGCACTGCAACCAGGCCCCCAGACCCACTCACCAAGACCAGGGCCCCTCTCGGCCTCTGTTCTGCTGACCAGGATCATGTCCACCATGTTGGGTACCCAGAGCTGTTCTTCATCATCCTCCAGTTGGGTAACCGCATGGGACCTCAAAGGTGCAAATCctaggaagagaaaggagtaaGAGGCCAGCCCAAGCCAAGGCTGACCCACCCTGCCACACACCGCAGGGGCTCACGTCATCATGGCAACCAGGTGCACTAGAAAAGGAACCTCctctgtacacttaaaaatcagttaagggaccggcccagtggcacagtggttaagtgcagccgttccacttcagtggcctagggttccctggtttggattccaggtgtggacatgcacggcttagcaagccatgctgtggtaggcatcccacatataaagcaaaggaagatgggcacggatgttagctcagggccagtcttcctcagcaaaaagaggattggcagcagatgttagctcagggctaatcttcctcaaaaaaaaaaacaaacaaacaaacaaaaatagaaataccataggattcagcttttccacttctggatatttatccaaagaacttgatatcAATGATCTAAAGAGATttaagcacccctatgttcactgcagcattattcacaatagccaagacgtggaagcaacccaagtgcccttctacagatgatcagataaagaagatgtcatatatatatatacacacacacgcacacgtgcacacacacacacaaggaatactactcagccataaaaaagggacaaaattgtcccattcacaacaatatggatggtccttgagggtatgatgttaagtgaaataagccagacagagaaaaacaaatactacatgatttcacttgtatgtcaaagataaacaaatatatagataaagagaacagattaatggttaacagaggggaagggggctgggggtgggcgaaagggggaaaggggcacatatgtatggtgacggacaaaaatgagactactggtggtgagcacaatgaagtctattcagaaatttataaataataatgtacacccaaaactatacaatgttataaaccattatgatctcaataaaattactgggggaaaaaaggcaaaacaaaaagcaagctcccctccttttttcttggaTTTGCCCATGGTCTGCCATAGCTTGTATGTCTTGAATTGCAGTTCTTTTGGTTGTTCCCAAATAAACTTGCTCTGTGGGTAAAACAACTGGccaatttacatttttagttGACAATCACAACACCCATATTAAAAAAGATCTCAAACCAATAACCTAATTTtaacctcaagaaacaagaaaaaggaaagcaactaaatccaaagctagcagaagaaagaaaataataaagagcagaggcaaatgaaatagagattagaaaaacagaatcaatgaaaccaaaatgtggttctttgaaaacatcaacaaaattaacaagcCATTACCTAGActgacaagaaaaaatagagagaagactcaatttattacaaacaggaaagaaaaaaggaacattaCTAACAACCttacaaaaatagaaaggatTGTAAGGAAacactatgaacaactgtatgcccacaaattagaaaatttagataaaatgggcaaattcctaaaaaagaaaaaacctaccaaaactgactcaagaagaaagaaaaaatctgaatagatttaaaaaataaactttccctacaggaggaaaacaaaggcctaggaccagatggtttcactggtgaatattaatgttgaaataaaaattaacactagtcggggccggcctggtggcacagcagtttagttggcacattctgcttctcggtggcctgggattcgccggttcagatcccaggtgtggacatggcaccacttggcaaaagccacgctgtggtaggtgtcccacatataaagtagaggaagatgggcatggaggttagctcagggctaggcttcctcagcaaaaagaggaggactggcagcagatgttagctcagggctaatcttcctcaaaaaaaaaaaaagaaaaattaacactactacttcacaaactctttcaggaaaaagaagagaagggaacacttcccaagTCATACATTGAAGCCAAAATTACCCTCATACTCAATCCAAACAGAGAcattaggagaaaaagaaaactacaccatTGATAAGtcttatgaatacagatgcaaaactcctcaacaaaatactagcaaaccaaatccagaaatacataaaaaggattaCAAATCATGACAGACTGTAATTTATGCTAATAATAGTCACACAGATGAAAATCAATCACTGTAATACACCATGTTAATAGAAGAGgggacaaaaatcacatgataatttcaaaagacatagaaaagTATGAGACAAAATATAACTACCTTTCATGATAAATGCACTCAACAAACTGGGAAGAGAAGGGCAATTCTTCACCTGAAAAGGACATCTGCAGAAAACCTACAGCTAGCATCTTACTAGTGAAAGACTGAACGCTTTTCCCATAAGattgtaaacaaaacaaagatgtctactcttgccacttctattcaataaagtactggagattctagccagGTCAGTTggcaaagaaagaagtaaaaatatctcCATTCACAATGACATGACATTATATACATGGGAAATACCAAGGAATCCACtgaaactattagaactaataaattagtTTAGCAAGACTGCAAGATACAAGATCTGTACATAAAAATCacttatatttctatacacttgcaatgaacaatccaaaatgaaattaaataaacaattcaacttaaaataacatcaaaaagaatacaatactcaggaataaagccttgtacactgaaaactataaaacacccttgaaaaaattaaacaatagctaaataaagggaaagacatgccatgttcatggattaaaaGATATTAATATGGCAATACTCACCAAATTGAACTACTGATTTGAATTCATGGCTCAAGCCTGGCCCAGGGAGGGCCctctaaaatttcttttggaggaagaaggCAAAACCCAGAGCACAGAGAGGCCATGGCTTCAGCAGAGTCACAGGGCCAACGAGACGCACAGCTGGATGGGATTTTGAGGGCAAACTGTAAACATCTGAACCCCAAGCCCTACTTCAGGAGGCCATGGGACAACAGGTGTTGAGGCTGCTATCGGCCtgctcagagagaggcagaggaagagcagacAGCCGAGTCCCAGTACTCACAGCACTAACCACAGGGAACCTGGGAAAGAAGCAGCCTCTGTGGTGTAGCTTTAGGATGGGTAGAACTTCCCATGGGGAAAGGCAGAGGTGGTCAGTTCGCTGGGGAAGAGTGTGAGAGACTTACCCAGCGAGCCAATGAGCGCAAaattctccagcatcacatcatGGTACAGGCTCCTCTGGGTCAAATTAAGGAGgctccactcctccagggagaaaTACACAGCCACATCCTCGAAGGTCACTGGGCCCTGTAATGATTGATTCAGTCTTAGGGTCAATAGTGGTCAGAAAAGCCAACCAAAGTACAGACATAGGAACACATCCAGGACCCATGACCTGTGTTTCAGAGTCCTGCCGAATCTCTCTCTGACATCATCTTTCCCTTTGAGCCCCATTCCCACCCCTACCTGACACATACCCTCATACCTGCCTCCTTCTAAGACCTCTACCT of the Equus quagga isolate Etosha38 chromosome 13, UCLA_HA_Equagga_1.0, whole genome shotgun sequence genome contains:
- the ZNF584 gene encoding zinc finger protein 584 isoform X2 — translated: MAAEGQGPVTFEDVAVYFSLEEWSLLNLTQRSLYHDVMLENFALIGSLGFAPLRSHAVTQLEDDEEQLWVPNMVDMILVSRTEAERGPGLGCLCRLEDEEAPPKQVKSCRVHLSEKPFLCGASGKDVPATLDLLLHEAAHSRGKPCRSTERKAFPPSSRCQQQQGVQAAQKPFKCSDCGQAFLKAFALLDHLTLSEERPFRCPKGGNAPKETSTLASHRKIHTGESSHVCNECGKAFSYPSKLRKHQKVHTGIKPFKCGECGKTFNRKDALVLHQRIHTGERPYECSECGKAFSVLSTLIRHRKVHIGERPYECGECGKFFKYNHSFILHQRVHTGERPYECKQCGKAYVTRSGLYQHWKVHTGERPYKCNLCGKAFTTRSYCNRHQQFHTEERSHECAECGKAFKHSSTLLQHKKVHTGERQ
- the ZNF584 gene encoding zinc finger protein 584 isoform X1 — encoded protein: MAAEGQSLQGPVTFEDVAVYFSLEEWSLLNLTQRSLYHDVMLENFALIGSLGFAPLRSHAVTQLEDDEEQLWVPNMVDMILVSRTEAERGPGLGCLCRLEDEEAPPKQVKSCRVHLSEKPFLCGASGKDVPATLDLLLHEAAHSRGKPCRSTERKAFPPSSRCQQQQGVQAAQKPFKCSDCGQAFLKAFALLDHLTLSEERPFRCPKGGNAPKETSTLASHRKIHTGESSHVCNECGKAFSYPSKLRKHQKVHTGIKPFKCGECGKTFNRKDALVLHQRIHTGERPYECSECGKAFSVLSTLIRHRKVHIGERPYECGECGKFFKYNHSFILHQRVHTGERPYECKQCGKAYVTRSGLYQHWKVHTGERPYKCNLCGKAFTTRSYCNRHQQFHTEERSHECAECGKAFKHSSTLLQHKKVHTGERQ